One genomic region from Euleptes europaea isolate rEulEur1 chromosome 6, rEulEur1.hap1, whole genome shotgun sequence encodes:
- the LOC130479519 gene encoding protein S100-A10-like: MGISVQISLIYAQPSPGWWRRRRWQLTSLLLGQPSLQAPLSPSSCSDPPWQVPKISAKMPSQPSQLEHSMEQMLFTFHKFSGNKNYLTKEDLRQLMEKEVSGYMENQKDPMAIDRIMKCLEECRDGKVHFEGYLSLIASLSNGCNEYYMKKMKLMGKKY; this comes from the coding sequence ATGGGAATCAGTGTTCAAATATCACTAATTTATGCCCAGCCCAGCCCCGGCTGGTGGAGGCGTCGGAGGTGGCAGCTAACCTCACTGCTCCTTGGACAACCATCGCTGCAGGCACCTCTCTCTCCTTCCAGCTGCTCAGATCCGCCTTGGCAGGTGCCCAAGATCAGTGCAAAGATGCCCTCTCAGCCCTCTCAGCTGGAACACTCCATGGAGCAAATGCTCTTTACGTTTCACAAATTTTCCGGCAACAAGAACTATTTAACAAAGGAAGACCTTCGGCAGCTTATGGAGAAGGAGGTCTCGGGATATATGGAAAACCAGAAGGACCCCATGGCCATTGACAGGATCATGAAGTGCTTGGAGGAATGTCGGGACGGGAAGGTCCACTTCGAGGGGTACCTCTCTCTGATTGCCAGCCTGAGCAATGGCTGCAATGAGTACTACATGAAGAAAATGAAGCTGATGGGGAAGAAATACTAA